In the genome of Nitrospinota bacterium, the window GTTGTATATTCACTCTTCTGGTAATAGGATTTGGCGATACCAAGTTGCGAATCGGAACGGTCATTGGAATTCGGATATGTATCGAGCAGTTTTTGGAACTCCACTATTGCCGTATCGTAAAGCATTTCATCGAAATAGCTGGCACCAATCCAATATTGTGCGTTGTCGGCAGTATCGCTGAATGGATATGCAGTTTTAACTTTCTTCAACTCTGCTCGGGCGGTGCCGTAATCAAGCAGTTTCAGGTACGACTTTCCAATGTGAAGCTGAGCGTCATCCGCTCGAAGATCGCCAGGGTATGTTGAAATTTGAAGTAAGAACTGCGTTATCGCGCCGTTATAATCTGCTGTTTTGTAGAGCGCCAATCCATCCTGAAACATTGTTTCATCCGGGCCGATTGCAGTAGCGGTTTGGGTGGCTGTAGTAGTTGAGGTAACGGTGTTTAAGTCGCCATCAATAACAGCACTCCCGCTATCGAGATTATTATCATCAGTTGTATTACCGGAGAGGTCTTCGAGACTATTGCTGTTCGGCGTAGTGTCAGTATCCGTGGTGGGATCAGTTGCAGTGCTGGATGCAGAGTTTGCGTCAGTGAATGCGAAATTCCCTCCATTGGCTGTACATCCATACAGCATGGGGAGAAACGCAATATGGGAAATAAAGGCAGAGACTAGAACAGCATTCCTCATTCCCAAATTATCTCCTTTTTCATGAAAGACTTTATTGCCAAATTATTCGTAATAATGGTGCAACTGATATAGTTACTTATCCATTAATACGTCACGTTATCATACAAAAAAGTTATTCTAAGATAAACAATTTTATAATATTACCAAAATATTCTTTTTATCTCGTATAGACTTTTTCAAGGAACATTCGAGAAACGTATTAGTAGCGGATAAATGTAGAAAACATGCCTATAATTGGTGAGTAAAATGGTCGGGGCGGCAGGATTCGAACCTGCGTACCCCTGTATTAAGTGATGGTAACTAGCAGAATATAAAGCAGTTACGGGGGCATAAAAGGCCGGTTATATTCCCAGCCAACACCCAGCCAACACTTCAACCCTTTTTGATATTGATAATATTGCCATTGTCAGAGGGGGTAACAGACTGCACACCTTCAACCCCAAGCGCGGCGCTGTCTATATATCTCTGCGTAGTAGAGAGCGATGTATGCCCTGCATACTTCTGCAAGATAATTCCCCCGACCCCTCTTGCGGCGGCTTGAGTAAGCACACTGTGGCGGAAGAGGGCGTATGGAGCGATGTCTATCTCTGCCACTTTTGCCGCCTTTCGGACTATCTTGTATAGCCGGGTCTGCGTGTATGGAGTTCCTGAAGGCAATGTAAATACATAGCTGTTTTTAAGTTTATTTTTGCAGAGTTCCTGCAGTGTTGACAAAAGCTCGGGATGAATGGGGAGTATCACGACACCGCCGGTCTTGGTTCCCTTCTCTTCCATGTATCCATCCCCGCTGAACGCGCGCTGAACCGTCACCGATCCGCAGGGGAAGTTCTGCCTCTTGGAGAAATCCAGATCCATAACCTTCAGCGCTCTCAGCTCGTTAATTCTCATCCCGTGCCTTGCCCCGAACCAGACTATAGGGCGATGATATTCCGGCGTAATGGCGGCGATGATTATATTCTGCGTTTCATAATCGGCCCACTTCACCGCCTTCTTGGGAACCTTAACCGCCGGAAACTTCGGGCAAGTGCTTATGTATTCTCCATCGACTGCCCAGATAAAGAATGTGCGGAGGGAGTCCACAGCGTTCTTCAGGTTTTTATCTTTCCATTTCAGGGGTTCGTCTTTTAAATATATCAGCAGATCGTTAAGGCTGTGCGCCTTGATGCTTCTGATATCGATGTTTTTAAAGTAGGGGATAAAACCTTTTTCAAAATATCTCTTTATGTCGGGATACCATGCAGGGGAAACACGTTCTTTGGTGGCGACCAAATATTTTTCCGCCAGATTTGTAAAGCTCCACTCGTTCTTTCTGCCAGGGAGATACTTCTGGGGATTGTGTTCGGGGCCTCCTTTTTCTTCAACCTCGATTTCACGGCTGATCTTCTCTTGCAGGTCCTTTGCTTGCCGTCTGTTGGCCAGAACGACTCCATGCTCATCTGACGTTATTTCATATCTTTTTTTCTTGTACCGGTAGATTATCCTGTACCGCGCTTCCCCTCTACAGCCATTCTTTCGCGGATAGACATCGCCCCTCATGTTGTCAGTGTACGGTCTGTCTACAACATTTTGCAAGCCGGGGGTGGGATTCATCGTTTACTCTTTTCCATTGGCTTTCCCGGGATTGTCTGTGACATTGTATTTTGGCTGAAACCTCTTTATGAGGTAGGTTTCTGCAGCCCC includes:
- a CDS encoding site-specific integrase — encoded protein: MNPTPGLQNVVDRPYTDNMRGDVYPRKNGCRGEARYRIIYRYKKKRYEITSDEHGVVLANRRQAKDLQEKISREIEVEEKGGPEHNPQKYLPGRKNEWSFTNLAEKYLVATKERVSPAWYPDIKRYFEKGFIPYFKNIDIRSIKAHSLNDLLIYLKDEPLKWKDKNLKNAVDSLRTFFIWAVDGEYISTCPKFPAVKVPKKAVKWADYETQNIIIAAITPEYHRPIVWFGARHGMRINELRALKVMDLDFSKRQNFPCGSVTVQRAFSGDGYMEEKGTKTGGVVILPIHPELLSTLQELCKNKLKNSYVFTLPSGTPYTQTRLYKIVRKAAKVAEIDIAPYALFRHSVLTQAAARGVGGIILQKYAGHTSLSTTQRYIDSAALGVEGVQSVTPSDNGNIINIKKG